One window from the genome of Streptococcus parasanguinis encodes:
- a CDS encoding GAF domain-containing protein has translation MKHSEKESQYQLLLAQLDALLTGESNALANLSNASALLNQALPRSVFAGFYLYDQSELILGPFQGGVSCVHIALGKGVCGEAAQKQETMIVDDVRQHANYISCDSRAMSEIVVPMVKAGQLLGVLDLDSECVSDYDQLDQEYLEEFVALLIEKTNWDFKMFGVKN, from the coding sequence ATGAAACATTCGGAAAAAGAATCACAATACCAACTTTTACTGGCACAGTTAGACGCTCTCTTAACAGGTGAAAGCAATGCCTTAGCCAATTTGTCTAACGCCAGTGCTCTCTTAAATCAAGCCCTACCTCGTTCTGTCTTTGCGGGTTTTTATTTGTATGACCAGTCAGAATTGATCTTGGGACCCTTTCAAGGTGGCGTCTCTTGTGTCCACATCGCACTTGGAAAGGGTGTTTGTGGAGAAGCGGCCCAGAAGCAAGAAACCATGATTGTCGATGATGTCCGCCAACATGCCAACTATATTTCCTGTGATAGTCGGGCTATGAGTGAAATTGTGGTGCCTATGGTCAAGGCCGGCCAGCTCCTTGGGGTTTTAGACCTGGACTCAGAATGCGTCTCTGACTACGATCAGCTGGATCAAGAGTATTTGGAAGAGTTTGTCGCTCTCTTGATCGAAAAGACAAACTGGGACTTTAAGATGTTTGGAGTTAAGAACTAA
- the dnaX gene encoding DNA polymerase III subunit gamma/tau, translated as MYQALYRKYRSQTFGQLVGQQVVARTLRQAVEQDKISHAYLFSGPRGTGKTSVAKIFAKAMNCPNQVNGEPCNNCYICESITNGSLEDVIEIDAASNNGVDEIRDIRDKSTYAPSLAKHKVYIIDEVHMLSTGAFNALLKTLEEPTENVVFILATTELHKIPATILSRVQRFEFKSIKLPDIVQHLENILATEGIAYEADAVQIIARRAEGGMRDALSILDQALSLTAGSELTAAIAEEITGSISLAALDQYVAAILDHDATAALDQLAIIFDNGKNMARFVADLLQYLRDLLIVQTGGENTHASDLFAANLAADQARLFALIDQATTSLADIKNSLQPRIYTEMMTIKLAESTAQDSNSVAVELPSNVLAQLEDLKKEVAQLKQQLVQAGASLPASKPPVTRPTKSSKGYRADRNKVNAILQEAVENPELARTNLIRLQNAWGEIIESLAGADKALLIGSQPVAANENHAILAFESAFNAEQTMKRDNLNTMFGNILSNAAGFSPEILAVSLEEWTQIRAEFSAKTRGQKSEVVEEEESVIPEEFTFLSDKITLQDD; from the coding sequence ATGTATCAAGCTTTATATCGGAAATACCGTAGCCAGACCTTTGGTCAATTGGTTGGCCAGCAAGTGGTGGCACGGACATTGAGGCAGGCCGTCGAGCAGGACAAAATCAGCCATGCCTATCTCTTTTCTGGACCTCGTGGAACTGGGAAAACGAGTGTGGCCAAGATCTTTGCTAAGGCCATGAACTGTCCTAATCAAGTCAATGGGGAGCCGTGTAACAACTGCTATATCTGTGAATCCATTACCAATGGGAGTCTTGAGGATGTTATCGAGATCGATGCAGCCTCTAACAATGGGGTCGATGAAATTCGCGATATTCGCGACAAGTCGACCTATGCTCCAAGTCTAGCCAAGCACAAAGTCTACATTATCGATGAGGTCCACATGCTCTCGACAGGGGCCTTTAATGCCTTGTTGAAGACGCTGGAAGAGCCGACAGAGAATGTGGTCTTTATTCTCGCTACGACAGAATTGCACAAAATTCCTGCAACTATTTTGTCACGGGTCCAACGCTTTGAATTCAAGTCCATCAAACTGCCAGATATTGTCCAGCATTTGGAAAATATCCTAGCTACTGAAGGAATTGCTTATGAAGCAGATGCGGTTCAGATCATCGCCCGGCGCGCTGAAGGTGGGATGCGGGATGCTTTGTCCATTTTAGACCAAGCCCTAAGTCTGACTGCGGGTAGTGAGTTGACGGCCGCGATTGCCGAAGAGATCACGGGCTCTATCAGTCTAGCCGCTCTTGATCAGTATGTGGCCGCCATCCTGGACCATGATGCGACGGCTGCGCTGGACCAACTTGCGATTATCTTTGATAATGGCAAGAATATGGCTCGTTTTGTCGCGGACTTACTTCAATACCTGAGAGATCTCTTGATTGTTCAGACAGGTGGAGAAAATACCCATGCTAGTGATTTATTCGCGGCCAACCTTGCAGCCGATCAAGCTCGTCTCTTTGCTCTGATTGATCAGGCGACGACTAGTCTAGCAGATATCAAAAACAGCCTGCAACCGCGCATTTATACTGAAATGATGACCATTAAATTGGCGGAAAGTACGGCTCAAGATTCTAACTCAGTAGCTGTTGAACTTCCTTCCAATGTGCTAGCTCAGCTGGAAGACTTGAAGAAAGAAGTCGCTCAACTCAAGCAACAATTGGTCCAGGCCGGTGCTAGCCTTCCTGCCTCAAAACCTCCAGTAACTCGTCCAACCAAATCTAGTAAAGGCTACCGAGCAGATCGCAACAAGGTCAACGCGATTTTGCAAGAGGCAGTCGAAAACCCAGAACTGGCTCGAACCAACTTGATCCGTCTCCAGAATGCATGGGGGGAAATTATCGAAAGCTTGGCAGGTGCAGATAAGGCTCTCTTGATCGGATCTCAACCGGTTGCTGCCAATGAAAATCATGCGATTTTAGCTTTTGAGTCTGCCTTTAATGCCGAACAGACCATGAAGCGGGACAACCTCAATACCATGTTTGGAAATATCCTCAGCAATGCTGCAGGCTTCTCTCCAGAGATTCTAGCGGTTTCTCTAGAGGAGTGGACTCAAATCCGGGCAGAGTTTTCAGCTAAGACGCGTGGACAAAAATCCGAAGTGGTGGAAGAAGAGGAAAGCGTCATTCCTGAGGAATTTACCTTCCTATCTGATAAAATTACCCTTCAGGACGATTAA
- the udk gene encoding uridine kinase, translating to MQNRPIIIGVTGGSGGGKTSVSRAILANFPNEKIAMIEHDSYYKDQSHLTFEERIKTNYDHPFAFDTDLMIAQINELLAGRPVDIPTYDYAEHTRSSKTYRQEPQDVFIVEGILVLEDKRLRDLMDIKIFVDTDDDVRIIRRIKRDMEERGRSLDSVIEQYLGVVKPMYHQFIEPTKRYADVIIPEGVTNTVAIDLITTKIEKILNEAREGK from the coding sequence ATGCAAAATAGACCTATTATTATTGGTGTTACTGGTGGTTCTGGTGGTGGAAAAACCAGCGTGTCTCGTGCCATTTTGGCTAATTTTCCGAATGAAAAGATTGCTATGATTGAGCATGATTCTTATTACAAGGACCAGAGTCATTTAACCTTTGAGGAGCGGATCAAGACCAACTATGACCATCCTTTTGCCTTTGATACGGACTTGATGATTGCGCAGATCAATGAACTCTTGGCAGGTCGTCCGGTGGATATCCCAACCTATGACTATGCAGAGCATACGCGCAGCAGCAAGACCTATCGTCAGGAACCTCAAGATGTCTTTATCGTGGAAGGGATCTTGGTCCTTGAAGACAAGCGCCTTCGAGACTTGATGGATATCAAGATCTTTGTGGATACGGATGATGATGTTCGGATCATTCGCCGGATCAAGCGCGATATGGAGGAGCGTGGACGGAGTCTCGATAGCGTTATTGAGCAGTACCTTGGAGTGGTGAAGCCCATGTACCATCAGTTCATTGAGCCAACTAAGCGCTATGCGGACGTGATCATTCCTGAAGGAGTGACCAACACGGTAGCGATTGATTTGATCACAACCAAGATTGAGAAAATCCTCAACGAAGCGCGTGAGGGAAAATAA
- a CDS encoding YoaK family protein → MKREFHSRTKAFACLLTMCAGFSDAYTFICRGGTLAAGQTGNVVFLSVGLIGQQISDVEVKLATMLAFMLGIFLMTVLRRLIDNSVWRLSTLVPFILTTLVTGFLPASVKNVFIVPFFSLSLGIVATSFGEVDGYAYNHSFMTGNLKKTMVAYGDFVRDREMKFLWEAIFMTCLIGSFVCGAIFSTYLIQFYGLKTIWLVAIILTIFLIYRAIQYFEVFHFNRRHE, encoded by the coding sequence ATGAAAAGGGAGTTTCATTCGCGGACCAAGGCGTTCGCTTGTTTATTGACCATGTGTGCTGGTTTTTCAGATGCTTATACCTTTATTTGTCGGGGTGGGACCTTGGCGGCAGGCCAGACGGGAAATGTGGTCTTTCTATCGGTTGGTTTGATTGGCCAGCAGATCTCAGATGTAGAAGTGAAGTTAGCCACGATGCTGGCCTTTATGCTGGGAATCTTTTTGATGACGGTTTTACGTCGCTTGATTGACAATTCAGTCTGGCGCTTGAGTACCCTGGTGCCCTTTATCCTCACGACATTGGTGACGGGATTTTTACCAGCATCGGTAAAAAATGTCTTCATCGTGCCTTTTTTTAGCCTGAGTTTGGGAATCGTAGCGACCTCATTTGGAGAAGTAGATGGCTATGCCTACAACCACTCCTTTATGACCGGAAATCTCAAGAAAACCATGGTAGCTTATGGAGATTTTGTTAGAGACAGGGAGATGAAATTCCTCTGGGAAGCCATCTTTATGACCTGCCTGATCGGGAGTTTCGTCTGTGGGGCCATCTTTTCGACCTACTTGATCCAGTTTTATGGACTAAAGACGATTTGGCTGGTGGCCATCATCTTGACCATCTTTTTAATCTACCGGGCCATTCAATATTTTGAAGTCTTTCACTTCAATCGACGACATGAATAG
- a CDS encoding DUF3272 family protein produces MNRKQFAVIAVFTAMETYFFNEATMAGQMLFAFFWALLILRNLQTAYMVEKIANAIEKEMKKKRK; encoded by the coding sequence ATGAATAGAAAACAATTTGCAGTGATAGCAGTCTTTACTGCTATGGAGACTTATTTTTTCAATGAAGCGACCATGGCGGGTCAGATGCTCTTTGCATTCTTTTGGGCCCTCTTGATCTTGCGCAATCTCCAAACGGCCTATATGGTGGAGAAAATTGCTAATGCTATTGAAAAAGAAATGAAGAAGAAAAGAAAATAA